One genomic segment of Amycolatopsis sp. WQ 127309 includes these proteins:
- a CDS encoding metallophosphoesterase family protein, whose translation MEIPRVGVPDALAARLTMAEQHEYLSRRSLLKGAAATGALLAAGPMLLPGTAYADGAKVAPAGRHLAFGRNPRTDVRVAWQVPTRVKNPFLRVAEHHDRHGYQWGHRIPAETRALHSEVAGVIAPYDQYYLHAEASRLTPGRTYTYAVGHDGYDPANGDGGPAALSTFTTAPARGFPTGKFTFTAFGDQGVSTTALAQDGAVAKQHPRFHLLAGDIAYADPSGAGLPPGPVADGTHDLYDPKVWDAYYNQIEGVAASVPWMVTTGNHDMEALYSPDGYGGQTKRWDFPGSGPADCPSVYSFIYGNVGVISLDANDVSYEIPANRGYSHGSQTAWLKRRLRYLRLQPDVDFVVVFFHHCAYSTTNQHASEGGVREEWVPLFDQFHVDLVVNGHNHIYERTDALRGGRVTKKVAIGDTVDPDRDGTVYATCGGGGRSVYSFPVPDTFDGEFTSYHWVKGGGQETETVGWSRVRYTGYSFLAIDVEPAWFGRKTTLTVRTLRNDGVEIDRFSLRRTAGLHTATGGFGGPGGSAQVGADPGDA comes from the coding sequence ATGGAAATCCCGAGAGTCGGCGTTCCCGACGCACTGGCTGCCCGCCTCACCATGGCCGAGCAGCACGAGTACCTCTCCCGTCGTTCCCTGCTGAAGGGCGCCGCCGCCACCGGTGCCCTGCTCGCCGCCGGCCCGATGCTGCTGCCCGGCACCGCCTACGCCGACGGCGCGAAGGTCGCCCCGGCCGGGCGTCACCTGGCCTTCGGGCGCAACCCGCGCACGGACGTCCGCGTCGCGTGGCAAGTGCCGACGCGCGTGAAGAACCCCTTCCTGCGCGTCGCCGAGCACCACGACCGCCACGGATACCAGTGGGGGCACCGGATCCCGGCCGAGACGCGGGCGCTGCACTCCGAGGTCGCCGGGGTCATCGCGCCCTACGACCAGTACTACCTGCACGCCGAGGCGAGCCGCCTGACGCCGGGCCGCACCTACACCTACGCGGTCGGCCACGACGGCTACGACCCGGCGAACGGCGACGGCGGCCCCGCCGCGCTCTCGACGTTCACCACCGCGCCCGCGCGCGGCTTCCCGACGGGGAAGTTCACCTTCACCGCGTTCGGCGACCAGGGTGTCTCCACGACCGCGCTGGCCCAGGACGGCGCGGTCGCCAAGCAGCACCCGCGCTTCCACCTCCTCGCCGGTGACATCGCCTACGCCGACCCGAGCGGCGCGGGCCTGCCGCCCGGCCCGGTCGCCGACGGCACCCACGACCTGTACGACCCGAAGGTCTGGGACGCCTACTACAACCAGATCGAGGGCGTCGCCGCGTCCGTGCCGTGGATGGTCACGACCGGCAACCACGACATGGAAGCGCTGTACTCGCCCGACGGCTACGGCGGCCAGACCAAGCGCTGGGACTTCCCCGGCAGCGGCCCGGCCGACTGCCCGAGCGTGTACTCGTTCATCTACGGCAACGTCGGCGTGATCTCCTTGGACGCCAACGACGTCTCGTACGAGATCCCGGCCAACCGCGGCTACTCGCACGGCTCCCAGACGGCGTGGCTCAAGCGGCGCCTGCGGTACCTGCGCCTGCAGCCGGACGTCGACTTCGTCGTGGTGTTCTTCCACCACTGCGCCTACTCGACGACCAACCAGCACGCGTCCGAAGGCGGCGTGCGGGAGGAGTGGGTGCCGCTGTTCGACCAGTTCCACGTCGACCTGGTCGTCAACGGGCACAACCACATCTACGAGCGCACCGACGCGCTGCGCGGCGGCCGCGTCACGAAGAAGGTCGCCATCGGCGACACCGTCGACCCGGACCGCGACGGCACGGTCTACGCCACCTGCGGCGGTGGCGGCCGCAGCGTCTACAGCTTCCCGGTGCCGGACACCTTCGACGGCGAGTTCACCAGCTACCACTGGGTGAAGGGCGGCGGGCAGGAGACGGAGACCGTCGGCTGGTCGCGCGTGCGCTACACCGGCTACTCGTTCCTCGCGATCGACGTCGAGCCGGCGTGGTTCGGCCGGAAGACCACGCTGACCGTGCGGACGCTGCGCAACGACGGCGTCGAGATCGACAGATTCTCCTTGCGCCGCACCGCGGGCCTGCACACCGCGACGGGCGGCTTCGGCGGTCCCGGTGGCTCGGCTCAGGTCGGTGCGGACCCGGGCGACGCCTGA
- a CDS encoding VOC family protein, with protein sequence MPATLQCIVLDCPEPVVLAYFYQAIMGGEVDLPDPRWRVDEDWSTLHVNGMVLGFQRAPGHQPPRWPDPAHSQQFHLDFEVDNLAQTHHQVLAYGGRLLDPDLGGRGWRVYADPAGHPFCLLGDY encoded by the coding sequence GTGCCCGCGACGCTGCAGTGCATCGTCCTGGACTGTCCGGAACCCGTCGTGCTCGCGTACTTCTACCAAGCGATCATGGGCGGCGAGGTGGATCTCCCGGACCCCCGCTGGCGGGTGGACGAGGACTGGTCGACCCTGCACGTGAACGGCATGGTCCTGGGGTTCCAGCGCGCTCCCGGCCACCAGCCGCCGCGCTGGCCGGATCCGGCTCACTCGCAGCAGTTCCACCTCGACTTCGAGGTCGACAACCTCGCCCAGACGCACCACCAGGTCCTCGCGTACGGCGGCCGGCTGCTCGACCCTGACCTGGGCGGCCGGGGCTGGCGCGTCTACGCCGACCCGGCGGGCCACCCGTTCTGCCTCCTCGGCGACTACTGA
- a CDS encoding NAD(P)-dependent oxidoreductase: MSIAFLGTGIMGAAMAANIAKAGLDVRVWNRTREKAEPLADVATVADSAAAAADGADILVTMLADGPAVASAFEAASPASGTLWLQMSTVGLDWTDRLAALAAEAGVVFVDAPVLGTRQPAEQAQLQVLASGPEEARPAATPVFDAVAIRTRWLGPAGQGSRLKLVLNAWVLTLTNGTAESLGLAGALGLDPALFLETIKGGGLDVGYAHVKGAAMLSGDYEPSFPAALAAKDAGLVVEAAGDTVDVAGARAVLSHLETAVEAGHGDEDMAALYRAVLKERG, from the coding sequence ATGAGCATCGCGTTCCTCGGTACCGGGATCATGGGCGCCGCCATGGCGGCCAACATCGCGAAGGCGGGCCTCGACGTCCGCGTCTGGAACCGGACGCGGGAGAAGGCCGAGCCCCTCGCCGACGTCGCGACGGTGGCCGATTCGGCCGCCGCGGCGGCGGACGGCGCCGACATCCTGGTGACGATGCTGGCCGACGGTCCCGCCGTCGCGTCGGCGTTCGAAGCCGCTTCGCCCGCTTCGGGCACGTTGTGGCTGCAGATGAGCACGGTCGGCCTCGACTGGACCGACCGGCTCGCCGCGCTGGCGGCGGAAGCGGGCGTGGTGTTCGTCGACGCGCCGGTCCTCGGCACCCGGCAGCCGGCGGAGCAGGCGCAGCTGCAGGTCCTGGCGTCCGGCCCGGAGGAGGCCCGCCCGGCCGCGACGCCGGTGTTCGACGCCGTCGCGATCCGCACGCGCTGGCTCGGCCCGGCCGGCCAGGGCAGCCGGCTGAAGCTGGTGCTGAACGCGTGGGTGCTGACGCTCACCAACGGCACGGCCGAGAGCCTCGGCCTCGCCGGCGCGCTGGGCCTGGACCCGGCGTTGTTCCTGGAGACGATCAAGGGCGGCGGCTTGGACGTCGGCTACGCGCACGTGAAGGGCGCGGCGATGCTGTCGGGCGACTACGAGCCGTCGTTCCCGGCGGCCCTGGCGGCGAAGGACGCCGGCCTGGTGGTCGAGGCCGCGGGCGACACCGTCGACGTGGCGGGCGCGCGGGCGGTCTTGTCGCACCTGGAGACGGCGGTGGAAGCCGGCCACGGCGACGAGGACATGGCGGCCCTCTACCGCGCGGTGCTCAAGGAGCGTGGCTAG
- a CDS encoding DUF948 domain-containing protein, whose product MSAGQIAALIAAGAFVVLVVLLAIPLIKLGKTLDAATEAIERTNSNTDPLLVGANQTITHVNAQLERVDGITSNAQAVTGNVSALTSVFTATLGGPLVKTAALSYGLSKAIRARKKKNAAKAAKKAAK is encoded by the coding sequence GTGTCGGCAGGGCAGATCGCCGCGTTGATCGCCGCAGGAGCATTCGTGGTGCTGGTCGTCCTGCTGGCGATCCCGCTGATCAAGCTCGGCAAGACGCTGGACGCGGCCACCGAGGCGATCGAGCGCACCAACAGCAACACCGACCCGCTGCTGGTCGGCGCGAACCAGACGATCACCCACGTCAACGCCCAGCTCGAGCGGGTGGACGGGATCACGTCGAACGCGCAGGCCGTCACCGGGAACGTCTCCGCGCTGACGTCGGTGTTCACCGCGACGCTGGGTGGGCCGCTGGTCAAGACCGCCGCGCTGTCCTACGGGCTCAGCAAGGCGATCCGGGCGCGCAAGAAGAAGAACGCCGCCAAGGCCGCGAAGAAGGCCGCGAAGTGA
- the alaS gene encoding alanine--tRNA ligase — protein sequence MDTHEITDRFLRHYESKGHTRVPSAPLILDDPNLLFVNAGMVQFKPYFLGEAPPPYPRATSVQKCVRTPDIDEVGKTTRHNTFFQMAGNFSFGDYFKEGAIEYAWELITKPQSDGGYGLDPNRLWATVYEDDAEAAGLWRKLTGLPGERIQVRDGKDNYWDMGVPGPGGPCSEIYYDRGPAYGREGGPVADEDRYIEIWNLVFMQDIRGELSPKLGHKPIGELPKKNIDTGMGVERVATILQGVENVYETDLVRPVIGRAEEFSGRRYGGNHADDVRFRVIADHARTGVLLIGDGVTPGNDGRGYVLRRLLRRIVRSSRLLGVHEPVLQSFAAVVRDTMGPTYPELVSGFDRINEVVRIEEEAFLATLTSGSRIFDMAAEETKRGGGDVLAGDKAFQLHDTYGFPIDLTLEMASEQGLSVDEDGFRTLMNEQRTRAKADAAARKTGHGDLSEYRKVLEQHGETEFLGYSDLQAEAKVVALLEDGQPVRSVSAGKKAELVLDRTPFYAESGGQVADTGVLLGDGVELKVLDVQKIVPGLFVHRVEVLDGEVGLDSKVTGSVDAHRRLSIERSHSATHLVHAAVRGAYGKRAAQAGSLNSPGRMRFDFTTPGSVSADVLTEVEQEVNDYLQTDVEVNSFTTTKDKALELGAVALFGEKYGNDVRVVDMGEYSRELCGGTHVDRIGQLGLVKLVSDASIGSGVHRVEALVGTDALKYVRKEQLLVSQLANTFKVPSDELPGRIEDVLTRLKNAEKEIAQLKTQQVLGSAGALLDKAQDVGGVTVVAEVVPDVDGNGLRALASDLRGRLGSRPGVVALFSPAGDKLSFVVATTKAAQDKGVAAGKLVPSFAGKIGGRGGGKPDMAQGGGTNPAGAADAVTALRAAIAGIG from the coding sequence GTGGACACACACGAAATCACCGACCGTTTCCTGCGCCATTACGAGAGCAAGGGCCACACGCGCGTGCCCAGCGCGCCGCTGATCCTCGACGACCCGAACCTGCTGTTCGTCAACGCCGGCATGGTCCAGTTCAAGCCGTACTTCCTCGGTGAGGCGCCGCCGCCGTACCCGCGCGCGACCTCCGTGCAGAAGTGCGTGCGCACCCCGGACATCGACGAGGTCGGCAAGACCACCCGGCACAACACGTTCTTCCAGATGGCCGGCAACTTCTCCTTCGGCGACTACTTCAAGGAAGGCGCCATCGAGTACGCCTGGGAGCTGATCACCAAGCCCCAGAGCGACGGCGGTTACGGCCTCGACCCGAACCGCCTGTGGGCGACGGTCTACGAGGACGACGCCGAAGCGGCCGGCCTGTGGCGCAAGCTCACCGGCCTGCCCGGCGAGCGCATCCAGGTGCGCGACGGCAAGGACAACTACTGGGACATGGGCGTGCCCGGTCCCGGCGGCCCGTGCTCGGAGATCTACTACGACCGCGGCCCGGCGTACGGCCGCGAGGGCGGCCCGGTCGCGGACGAGGACCGCTACATCGAGATCTGGAACCTCGTCTTCATGCAGGACATCCGCGGCGAGCTGAGCCCCAAGCTCGGGCACAAGCCGATCGGTGAGCTGCCGAAGAAGAACATCGACACCGGCATGGGCGTCGAGCGCGTCGCGACGATCCTGCAGGGCGTCGAGAACGTCTACGAGACGGACCTGGTGCGCCCGGTGATCGGCCGCGCCGAGGAGTTCTCCGGCCGCCGCTACGGCGGCAACCACGCCGACGACGTCCGCTTCCGCGTGATCGCCGACCACGCCCGCACCGGCGTCCTGCTGATCGGCGACGGCGTCACCCCGGGCAACGACGGCCGCGGGTACGTGCTGCGCCGGCTGCTGCGCCGCATCGTCCGCTCCTCGCGCCTGCTGGGTGTGCACGAGCCGGTGCTGCAGTCGTTCGCCGCGGTCGTGCGCGACACGATGGGCCCGACCTACCCCGAGCTCGTCAGCGGCTTCGACCGGATCAACGAGGTCGTCCGGATCGAGGAGGAGGCCTTCCTCGCGACGCTGACCAGCGGTTCGCGCATCTTCGACATGGCGGCCGAGGAAACCAAGCGCGGCGGCGGTGACGTCCTGGCCGGCGACAAGGCGTTCCAGCTGCACGACACCTACGGCTTCCCGATCGACCTGACCCTGGAGATGGCGTCCGAGCAGGGCCTGAGCGTCGACGAAGACGGCTTCCGCACGCTCATGAACGAGCAGCGCACCCGCGCGAAGGCGGACGCGGCGGCTCGCAAGACCGGCCACGGCGACCTCTCGGAGTACCGGAAGGTCCTGGAGCAGCACGGCGAGACCGAGTTCCTCGGCTACTCCGACCTGCAGGCCGAGGCGAAGGTCGTCGCGCTGCTCGAAGACGGGCAGCCGGTCCGCAGCGTCTCGGCGGGCAAGAAGGCCGAGCTGGTCCTCGACCGCACCCCGTTCTACGCCGAGAGCGGCGGCCAGGTCGCCGACACCGGCGTGCTGCTCGGCGACGGCGTCGAGCTGAAGGTCCTGGACGTCCAGAAGATCGTCCCGGGGCTGTTCGTGCACCGCGTCGAGGTGCTGGACGGCGAGGTCGGCCTGGACTCGAAGGTCACCGGCTCGGTCGACGCGCACCGCCGGCTCTCCATCGAGCGCTCGCACTCCGCGACGCACCTGGTGCACGCGGCGGTCCGCGGCGCCTACGGCAAGCGCGCGGCGCAGGCGGGTTCGCTGAACTCGCCGGGCCGGATGCGGTTCGACTTCACCACGCCCGGCTCGGTCTCGGCGGACGTGCTGACCGAGGTCGAGCAGGAGGTCAACGACTACCTGCAGACCGACGTCGAGGTCAACAGCTTCACCACGACCAAGGACAAGGCCCTCGAGCTGGGCGCGGTCGCGCTGTTCGGCGAGAAGTACGGCAACGACGTCCGCGTGGTCGACATGGGCGAGTACTCCCGCGAGCTCTGCGGTGGCACGCACGTGGACCGGATCGGCCAGCTCGGCCTGGTCAAGCTGGTCTCCGACGCGTCCATCGGCTCCGGTGTGCACCGCGTCGAGGCGCTGGTCGGCACGGACGCGCTGAAGTACGTCCGCAAGGAGCAGCTGCTGGTCTCACAGCTGGCGAACACGTTCAAGGTGCCCTCGGACGAGCTGCCGGGCCGCATCGAGGACGTCCTGACCCGGCTGAAGAACGCCGAGAAGGAGATCGCCCAGCTGAAGACCCAGCAGGTGCTGGGCTCGGCGGGCGCGTTGCTCGACAAGGCGCAGGACGTCGGCGGCGTCACGGTCGTCGCCGAGGTCGTCCCGGACGTCGACGGCAACGGCCTGCGCGCGCTCGCCTCGGACCTGCGCGGCCGCCTCGGCTCGCGGCCCGGCGTGGTGGCGTTGTTCTCGCCGGCGGGCGACAAGCTCAGCTTCGTCGTCGCGACGACGAAGGCGGCCCAGGACAAGGGTGTCGCCGCGGGCAAGCTCGTCCCGTCGTTCGCGGGGAAGATCGGCGGCCGCGGTGGCGGCAAGCCCGACATGGCCCAGGGCGGTGGCACGAACCCGGCCGGCGCGGCCGACGCGGTCACGGCCCTGCGCGCGGCGATCGCCGGCATTGGTTAA
- the ruvX gene encoding Holliday junction resolvase RuvX, with protein sequence MSDPGRGRRLGVDVGSVRVGVALSDPAPVLASPLVTLSRDATDDSDLDQLAALVTEHEVVEVIVGLPRTLANRQGPAAELAIAYSERLAGRVAPVPVRLGDERLTTVTASRILSQRGVKGRKQRAVVDQAAAVEILQAWIDAAAAHRAREGDR encoded by the coding sequence GTGTCCGATCCGGGCCGCGGCCGGCGCCTCGGTGTGGATGTCGGCTCGGTCCGGGTCGGGGTCGCTCTGAGCGATCCGGCCCCCGTGCTCGCGTCGCCATTGGTTACCCTCTCCCGCGATGCGACCGACGACAGTGATCTGGACCAGCTGGCCGCCCTCGTCACCGAGCACGAGGTGGTCGAGGTGATCGTGGGCTTGCCGCGCACGCTCGCCAACCGGCAGGGTCCGGCGGCCGAGCTGGCGATCGCGTATTCTGAACGTCTGGCCGGGCGCGTCGCGCCCGTGCCGGTCCGGCTGGGCGACGAGCGGCTGACCACGGTCACCGCATCCCGCATCCTCTCCCAGCGCGGGGTCAAAGGCCGCAAGCAGCGAGCGGTGGTCGACCAGGCCGCCGCCGTCGAGATCCTGCAGGCCTGGATCGACGCCGCTGCTGCGCACCGCGCCCGGGAGGGAGACCGATGA
- the mltG gene encoding endolytic transglycosylase MltG: protein MNDEEPERPRGRRRLREPEDAAPPPARPAPRRADPRDPRAAEQRRAQPQSGYHEQPQSGYHELPQPSRRPQQPSDRHEVPPRRAQQQPSGYHDLPQPSRQGRPAEPPAADPRRDAPPTGRRRRLEPPDALPPVDDELDPQARRAAPARAAHARHGLDEGSEVQAPRRRRAPEPEEAPEPPRRRRPAPEPEEVAEAPRRRRPEPEEPAEAPRRRRAAPEPVESEAPQRRRAAAEPPAAVQPPVRRSGQPGDRPAGVPAPGAEPPRRRRPPPPPVREEPVTDIIPAQTAPPPALEPVRAPREEQPAGDALFAEDEYDEYAEYDDDGEYAEDGYGEPEYEEDYDDYEEEPAKPRKKKGKRALGWIAAVAVIVLLAGGAYYGFNRFFGYADYDGAGDGDVLFQVDDGDSTSAIGAKLTTAGVVASSKAFVKAGADNPKLSKIQHGFYVMKSHMSGASAVDRIVAPTSRVGQLEVRPYTQFDDITQPDGKITPGVYSLMAKASCAQIDGKSTCVTTDDLRKAVDGADLKTLGVPDWAVADANKADRKDRRLEGLIAPGLYDVKPGATALEIIGQLVRSSTEAIQNAGLSPQSTGPGMTPYQTLIIASIIEREAVKADFGKLSRVIYNRLAINMRLQMDSTVNYVLDKPTLLTDETERIKAGPYNTYKNTGLTPTPISVPSPEAIQAAVHPVAGDWVYFVKCEKNGLSCFAVTNDEHNKNRDLARERGVI from the coding sequence ATGAACGACGAGGAGCCTGAGCGCCCGCGAGGCCGCCGGAGGCTGCGGGAGCCGGAAGACGCGGCCCCGCCGCCGGCCCGACCCGCGCCCCGCCGAGCCGACCCGCGCGACCCGCGGGCGGCCGAACAACGCCGTGCGCAGCCGCAGAGCGGCTACCACGAGCAGCCGCAGAGCGGTTACCACGAGCTGCCCCAGCCGTCCCGGCGGCCGCAGCAGCCGAGCGACCGGCACGAGGTGCCCCCGCGGCGTGCGCAGCAGCAGCCGAGCGGTTACCACGATCTGCCGCAACCGTCCCGGCAGGGCCGGCCCGCCGAACCCCCGGCCGCCGACCCCCGCCGCGACGCGCCGCCGACCGGGCGCCGTCGCCGGCTCGAACCGCCGGACGCGCTGCCCCCGGTCGACGACGAGCTCGACCCGCAGGCCCGCCGGGCCGCCCCGGCGCGCGCCGCCCACGCCCGGCACGGTCTCGACGAGGGCTCCGAGGTCCAGGCTCCCCGCCGGCGCCGCGCTCCCGAGCCGGAAGAGGCTCCCGAGCCGCCACGACGACGTCGTCCGGCCCCGGAACCCGAAGAGGTGGCCGAGGCGCCACGGCGTCGTCGCCCGGAACCCGAAGAGCCGGCCGAAGCCCCGAGACGGCGTCGTGCCGCCCCGGAACCGGTCGAAAGCGAGGCTCCGCAGCGCCGTCGTGCGGCCGCCGAGCCGCCCGCCGCCGTCCAACCGCCCGTGCGACGGTCCGGCCAGCCGGGTGACCGCCCTGCCGGCGTGCCCGCGCCCGGCGCCGAGCCGCCGCGCCGGCGCCGCCCGCCGCCCCCGCCGGTGCGCGAGGAGCCGGTCACCGACATCATCCCCGCGCAGACCGCGCCGCCCCCGGCGCTCGAGCCCGTCCGCGCGCCGCGCGAGGAGCAGCCGGCCGGGGACGCCCTCTTCGCCGAGGACGAGTACGACGAGTACGCGGAGTACGACGACGACGGTGAGTACGCCGAAGACGGCTACGGCGAGCCGGAGTACGAAGAGGACTACGACGACTACGAGGAAGAGCCGGCGAAGCCCCGGAAGAAGAAGGGCAAGCGCGCGCTCGGCTGGATCGCCGCGGTCGCGGTGATCGTCCTGCTCGCCGGCGGCGCCTACTACGGCTTCAACCGGTTCTTCGGCTACGCGGACTACGACGGCGCCGGCGACGGCGACGTCCTGTTCCAGGTCGACGACGGCGACTCGACGTCGGCGATCGGCGCCAAGCTCACGACGGCGGGCGTCGTCGCCAGCAGCAAGGCCTTCGTGAAGGCCGGCGCGGACAACCCGAAGCTGTCGAAGATCCAGCACGGCTTCTACGTCATGAAGTCGCACATGTCCGGGGCCAGCGCGGTCGACCGGATCGTCGCGCCGACCTCGCGGGTCGGGCAGCTGGAGGTCCGGCCGTACACGCAGTTCGACGACATCACCCAGCCCGACGGCAAGATCACGCCCGGCGTGTACAGCCTGATGGCGAAGGCGTCGTGCGCGCAGATCGACGGCAAGAGCACCTGCGTGACCACCGACGACCTGCGCAAGGCCGTCGACGGGGCGGACCTCAAGACGCTCGGCGTGCCCGACTGGGCGGTCGCCGACGCCAACAAGGCCGACCGCAAGGACCGCAGGCTGGAGGGCCTGATCGCGCCGGGGCTCTACGACGTCAAGCCCGGGGCGACCGCGCTCGAGATCATCGGCCAGCTGGTCCGCAGCTCGACCGAGGCGATCCAGAACGCCGGGCTGAGCCCGCAGTCGACCGGTCCGGGGATGACGCCGTACCAGACGCTGATCATCGCCTCGATCATCGAGCGGGAAGCGGTGAAGGCCGACTTCGGCAAGCTCTCCCGGGTGATCTACAACCGGCTGGCGATCAACATGCGGCTGCAGATGGACTCCACCGTCAACTACGTGCTGGACAAGCCGACCCTGCTGACCGACGAGACCGAGCGGATCAAGGCCGGGCCGTACAACACGTACAAGAACACCGGGCTGACCCCGACGCCGATCTCGGTGCCCAGCCCCGAGGCCATCCAGGCCGCGGTGCACCCGGTCGCGGGCGATTGGGTCTACTTCGTCAAGTGCGAGAAGAACGGCCTGTCCTGCTTCGCGGTCACCAACGACGAGCACAACAAGAACCGGGACCTGGCCAGGGAACGCGGTGTCATCTGA
- a CDS encoding shikimate dehydrogenase has product MLGKPVAHSLSPVLHGAAFAALGLTGWTYERIETAADELPALVGGLGPEWAGLSVTMPGKRAALDHADEVTSRAAAVGAANTLVRTAKGWLADCTDVEGVTGALRAAGGYTPSPSDTAIVLGAGGTAAAAVVGLAALGVRQVRLVVREPARAGETLDAAKRASLDVEVLRWAETDFAALAAGAAVLVNTVPPDAVLAHVADLAAVAHVLDVIYHPWPTPLADAVAVRGGKLATGLDMLLHQAFGQAEHFTGRPAPRAAMRDALREATGNLLPLPIG; this is encoded by the coding sequence GTGCTGGGCAAGCCGGTGGCGCACTCGCTGTCCCCGGTGCTGCACGGCGCCGCGTTCGCCGCGCTCGGCCTGACCGGCTGGACCTACGAGCGCATCGAGACGGCCGCCGACGAGCTCCCGGCGCTGGTCGGGGGCCTCGGCCCGGAGTGGGCCGGGCTCTCGGTCACCATGCCGGGCAAGCGCGCGGCGCTGGACCACGCGGACGAGGTGACGTCGCGGGCGGCCGCGGTCGGCGCGGCCAACACGCTGGTCCGCACGGCGAAGGGCTGGCTCGCGGACTGCACCGACGTCGAGGGCGTCACCGGCGCCCTGCGCGCGGCGGGCGGGTACACGCCGTCGCCGTCGGACACGGCGATCGTGCTCGGCGCGGGTGGTACCGCGGCCGCGGCGGTCGTCGGGCTGGCGGCGCTGGGTGTGCGTCAGGTGCGGCTGGTCGTGCGGGAACCCGCGCGGGCCGGCGAAACCCTCGACGCGGCGAAGCGGGCGTCGCTCGACGTCGAGGTGCTGCGGTGGGCCGAAACGGACTTCGCCGCGCTGGCCGCCGGAGCCGCGGTGCTGGTGAACACCGTCCCGCCGGACGCGGTCCTGGCGCACGTCGCCGACCTCGCGGCCGTCGCGCACGTGCTCGACGTCATCTACCACCCGTGGCCGACGCCGCTCGCCGACGCCGTCGCCGTCCGCGGCGGCAAGCTCGCGACCGGGCTGGACATGCTGCTGCACCAGGCGTTCGGCCAGGCCGAGCACTTCACCGGCCGGCCGGCCCCGCGCGCGGCGATGCGTGACGCGCTGCGCGAGGCGACCGGGAACCTGCTGCCGCTGCCGATCGGGTAA
- a CDS encoding GrpB family protein: MTSQEALNDDQLERAWVGGEPPKLDSTVTLVDYDPEWPKAFEREAERIRGALGEQVLALEHVGSTSVPGLCAKPCVDIYLEVPDSDDESFYVPALEGAGYRLVIREPDWEKHRCFKGPDTNVNLHTYSPGNGQAARYRLFRDRLRSHPEELELYAAKKRELAAREWKYVQNYADAKTEVVEEILGRARAEQYDDYSEAYAEHAGKSVTNALYDRPAIVELAGDVEGKRVLDVGCAAGHLSALLAERGADVVGVDASAGMVAVARRKFGDVARFEHADVSRPLDLADGSIDVITASLVLHYLKDWDATLAEFRRVLKPGGALVFSVHHPGEDWHWFDKENYFEVELLEDDFGLGGRPHPVRFYRRPLSWVFGAVRDAGFAVDRLVEPMPVPEADEADPKWAKNLRTKPRFLYFRAVNPA; encoded by the coding sequence ATGACCAGCCAAGAAGCGCTGAACGACGACCAGCTGGAGAGGGCCTGGGTCGGCGGTGAGCCGCCCAAGCTCGACTCGACCGTGACGCTCGTCGACTACGACCCGGAGTGGCCGAAGGCCTTCGAACGCGAGGCCGAGCGGATCCGCGGTGCCCTGGGGGAGCAGGTGCTCGCCCTGGAGCACGTCGGGTCGACGTCGGTGCCCGGCCTGTGCGCCAAGCCGTGCGTCGACATCTACCTCGAGGTGCCGGACTCCGACGACGAGAGTTTCTACGTCCCGGCGCTCGAAGGCGCGGGCTACCGGCTCGTCATCCGCGAGCCGGACTGGGAGAAGCACCGCTGCTTCAAGGGCCCGGACACGAACGTCAACCTGCACACGTACTCGCCGGGCAACGGCCAGGCGGCGCGCTACCGGCTCTTCCGCGACCGCCTGCGGTCGCACCCGGAAGAGCTGGAGCTCTACGCCGCGAAGAAGCGCGAGCTGGCCGCGCGGGAGTGGAAGTACGTCCAGAACTACGCCGACGCCAAGACCGAGGTGGTCGAGGAGATCCTCGGCCGCGCCCGCGCCGAGCAGTACGACGACTACAGCGAGGCCTACGCCGAGCACGCCGGGAAGTCCGTCACCAACGCCCTCTACGACCGGCCCGCGATCGTGGAGCTGGCCGGGGACGTCGAAGGCAAGCGCGTGCTGGACGTCGGCTGCGCGGCCGGGCACCTGAGCGCGCTGCTGGCCGAGCGGGGTGCCGACGTCGTGGGCGTCGACGCCAGCGCGGGCATGGTCGCCGTCGCGCGCCGGAAGTTCGGCGACGTCGCGCGGTTCGAGCACGCCGACGTCTCCCGGCCGCTCGACCTGGCGGACGGCTCGATCGACGTGATCACCGCGTCGCTCGTGCTGCACTACCTGAAGGACTGGGACGCCACCCTGGCCGAGTTCCGCCGGGTCCTGAAGCCCGGGGGCGCGCTGGTGTTCTCGGTGCACCACCCCGGCGAGGACTGGCACTGGTTCGACAAGGAGAACTACTTCGAGGTCGAGCTGCTCGAAGACGACTTCGGGCTCGGCGGGCGGCCGCACCCGGTCCGGTTCTACCGGCGGCCGCTGAGCTGGGTGTTCGGCGCGGTCCGCGACGCCGGGTTCGCCGTCGACCGGCTGGTCGAGCCGATGCCGGTGCCCGAGGCCGACGAAGCCGACCCGAAGTGGGCGAAGAACCTGCGGACCAAGCCGCGGTTCCTCTACTTCCGGGCGGTCAATCCCGCTTAG